ACGATCGTGCTTGAACCAGGCCACTACTTTTTGGTAATCATGATTTGTTTTTTTCATCGCCACGTAGGGATCAGGAAAGTAACTCAAGAAAATCTGCTTGAGCGCCTTGCCCATCAAGCCCTTGCTCACATTGGCGACCCCCTCCTGCTCGCCCTCGTAAACTAGCTCAATTTTTCCGGTGACCGCTGACAGCGCCGCGTAGAGATCACAAATCCGCGGCACCAACTCAGAATCGCCCGTCACATAGCTCCGGCGTTCGGCGTTGCTCACCAGATTCTCAAGGAAAGAAATCGTCAAACGCGCGGAAACGCCGCTTTTTTGATCTACAAATTCGCTTTTGCGAGCTTCCACCGCTACCTGCTCGATGCCTTGCCTCAAAAAATACAAAATTTTTACCGGTGCACTTTCACGCTTGATCCAGGCTTCTTGCGCCGTGATTTGCATGCCAATTTCGATCGTGCGGGGGTAATGCGTATGAATCTGCGAGCCGATGCGATCTTTCAGCGGTGTAATAATGTTGCCGCGATTGGTGTAATCCTCCGGATTTGCGGTATACACGATCATAACGTCGAGCGGAATGCGAATCGGGAACCCACGAATTTGAATATCTTTCTCCTGCATCACGTTGAACAGGCCGACCTGAATGCGCGGCTGCAAATCCGGCAACTCATTGATCGCGAAAATGCCGCGATTGGTGCGCGGAATAATGCCGAAGTGGATGATGCCTTCATGCGCATAATGCAACCGTTGGGCCGCGGCTTTGATGGGATCAATATCGCCGATCAAATCCGCAATCGTCACATCCGGCGTCGCCAGCTTTTCGCCGTAACGGCGGTCCCGGCCGATCCATTCGATCTCAGCGTGTTCGCCCGCTTCGTTGATCATCTCGACGCCATACTTCGACACCGGCGTGAAGGGGTTATCGTTGATTTCGCTGCCTTTCAAGATCGGCACATATTCATCGAGCAAATCCGGCAGGGCGCGCAGGATGCGGCTTTTTGCCTGCCCGCGCAAGCCGAGCAGAATGAAGTCGTGGCGCGAGAGAATGGCATTGCACAATTCCGGAATTACGGTTTCGTCATAACCGATGATGCCGGAGAAAATTTTCTCCCTATTACGTAACTTCGTAATCAGGTTTTTGCGGATTTCATCCTTGACGGAGAGAACTTTATATTCCGCGGCGCGAAGCT
This genomic interval from Cytophagia bacterium CHB2 contains the following:
- a CDS encoding magnesium chelatase, which codes for MTSKSLLDLRTLGQLRAAEYKVLSVKDEIRKNLITKLRNREKIFSGIIGYDETVIPELCNAILSRHDFILLGLRGQAKSRILRALPDLLDEYVPILKGSEINDNPFTPVSKYGVEMINEAGEHAEIEWIGRDRRYGEKLATPDVTIADLIGDIDPIKAAAQRLHYAHEGIIHFGIIPRTNRGIFAINELPDLQPRIQVGLFNVMQEKDIQIRGFPIRIPLDVMIVYTANPEDYTNRGNIITPLKDRIGSQIHTHYPRTIEIGMQITAQEAWIKRESAPVKILYFLRQGIEQVAVEARKSEFVDQKSGVSARLTISFLENLVSNAERRSYVTGDSELVPRICDLYAALSAVTGKIELVYEGEQEGVANVSKGLMGKALKQIFLSYFPDPYVAMKKTNHDYQKVVAWFKHDRKVDISDALSNADYVKTLNSVEGLKDLTLKYLPGTRDMSPVQLAVGMEFVLEGLHQNSMLSRDEVGPVRTYSDMLNRMFSNLKREPDEDDEEEA